Proteins from a genomic interval of Candidatus Gracilibacteria bacterium:
- the dut gene encoding dUTP diphosphatase: protein MTPLKVRIQRIDPALPLPVYETDGSVGFDLIARETTTLAPQTIALIPSNVIVEVPRGYMLAVASRSSTPRKKGLTQPHGFGIIDHDYCGPKDEVKIQVYNFSQDAVTVERGEKIAQGVFVRIDKFEWEEVTEIKKESRGGFGSTDQTRTKGVSLRKMPHFQPHVEFSIIRGHSIVFSSAFRYAPCVSEVNFPEFLPLSHPFDKLRVTRIIGHYSFVIVQKIGNTRKFKIGHSAALRVSSPSTASTTSAKPRIPCDWWKS from the coding sequence ATGACTCCTCTTAAAGTCCGCATCCAACGCATCGATCCCGCCCTTCCCCTGCCCGTGTATGAAACCGACGGGTCGGTTGGGTTTGATTTGATCGCGCGCGAAACCACGACCCTCGCGCCTCAAACCATTGCGCTCATTCCTTCGAATGTGATTGTGGAAGTGCCGCGCGGATACATGTTGGCGGTCGCTTCCCGCAGCAGCACGCCGCGCAAAAAAGGCCTCACGCAGCCGCACGGGTTCGGCATCATTGATCACGATTATTGCGGGCCCAAAGATGAGGTAAAAATTCAGGTTTACAACTTTTCGCAGGACGCGGTCACAGTCGAGCGCGGTGAAAAAATCGCGCAAGGTGTTTTTGTGCGCATCGATAAATTCGAGTGGGAAGAAGTCACGGAGATCAAAAAAGAAAGCCGGGGCGGGTTTGGGAGTACGGACCAGACACGAACGAAGTGAGTGTCCTTGAGGAAAATGCCTCATTTTCAGCCACATGTTGAATTTTCAATAATTCGCTGACATTCAATCGTCTTCTCAAGCGCATTCCGCTACGCTCCATGCGTGAGCGAAGTGAACTTCCCCGAATTTCTTCCCTTAAGTCACCCATTCGACAAGCTCAGGGTGACACGCATCATTGGTCATTATTCATTCGTCATTGTTCAAAAAATATGAAATACAAGAAAATTCAAAATCGGACACTCCGCTGCGCTCCGTGTCTCCTCACCCTCTACGGCATCAACAACATCGGCAAAACCACGCATACCTTGCGACTGGTGGAAAAGCTAA
- the nusG gene encoding transcription termination/antitermination protein NusG: protein MAKQAKNTGRNWYVIHTYSGYEDAVREALLQRIESMNMQDKIFDVVVPKETQIVMKKGQPKTEKKRLFPGYVLVDMTVDDDSWYVVRNTPNVTGFVGSGTIPVPVSEEEWGIVRRHMGESDPKFKIDLQDNDPVMVLDGPFANYDGVVKSVDNEKGKVKVLITIFGRETPVELDFTQIKKK from the coding sequence ATGGCTAAACAGGCAAAAAATACCGGTCGAAACTGGTATGTCATTCACACGTATTCGGGTTATGAAGATGCGGTTCGAGAAGCCTTGCTTCAACGCATCGAATCCATGAACATGCAGGATAAAATCTTTGATGTCGTGGTTCCGAAAGAGACCCAAATTGTGATGAAAAAAGGGCAACCCAAGACTGAGAAAAAACGCCTTTTCCCCGGGTATGTGCTCGTGGACATGACCGTGGATGATGATTCTTGGTATGTGGTGCGCAACACGCCCAATGTGACGGGGTTTGTGGGATCGGGCACGATTCCGGTTCCGGTTTCCGAAGAAGAATGGGGCATTGTTCGTCGCCATATGGGTGAATCGGATCCCAAATTCAAGATTGATCTTCAAGACAATGATCCGGTCATGGTTTTGGATGGGCCGTTTGCCAACTACGATGGCGTGGTCAAATCCGTGGACAATGAAAAAGGAAAAGTGAAAGTGCTCATCACGATTTTCGGTCGCGAAACGCCTGTGGAATTGGATTTCACTCAAATCAAGAAAAAATAG
- the purD gene encoding phosphoribosylamine--glycine ligase: MKKILILGNGAREHVIAETLVRTSNKNVEIFTFGGAKNPGLVALSSKYELGKVTDVPSVVEFAKKIRPDAVFPGPEAPLAVGVADALAEVGIPTIGPKQNVALLESSKAFARDLLQKYKIPGNPKFKVFHTPDGLASYLGDMLSGEFVVKADGLQGGKGVKVSGEHLMSVGEGVAYAEACIKADGRVVVEEKFVGEEFSLMSFTDGETVLDMIPVQDHKRAYNGDTGPNTGGMGSYSDSNHLLPFLTQRDLDEAHAITEAVAKALVTETGTRFQGVLYGGFIATKKGVGLIEYNVRFGDPEAMNALSLLQTNFLDISMAIASNELRGMSLSFEKKASVCKYLVPEGYPDKPVKGVKITIGDIPKTVHLHYASVDQREDGLYLGGSRAIALTGIGDSLSEAEQHVEKALPQIQGPLFHRTDIGTPELIAKRVERMKKLRG; encoded by the coding sequence ATGAAAAAAATCCTCATCCTCGGCAATGGTGCGCGGGAACATGTGATTGCGGAAACGTTGGTAAGAACGAGTAATAAAAACGTGGAAATTTTTACATTTGGAGGGGCGAAAAATCCGGGGCTCGTGGCCCTCTCTTCCAAATATGAATTGGGGAAAGTCACAGATGTTCCCTCTGTGGTTGAATTCGCAAAAAAAATACGACCAGATGCGGTTTTCCCCGGGCCTGAAGCGCCGTTGGCGGTTGGAGTGGCGGATGCCTTGGCTGAAGTTGGGATTCCAACCATCGGGCCCAAACAAAACGTAGCGCTTCTCGAATCTTCAAAAGCCTTTGCGCGCGATCTTTTACAAAAATATAAAATCCCCGGAAATCCTAAATTCAAAGTTTTTCACACCCCGGATGGGCTTGCGTCCTACCTGGGAGACATGCTTTCCGGCGAATTTGTGGTCAAAGCCGATGGGCTCCAAGGCGGAAAAGGCGTGAAAGTTTCGGGCGAACATTTGATGAGCGTAGGAGAAGGCGTGGCGTACGCGGAGGCGTGTATCAAGGCGGATGGCCGCGTGGTGGTGGAAGAAAAATTCGTGGGAGAAGAATTCAGTTTGATGAGTTTTACGGATGGAGAAACCGTGCTCGACATGATTCCGGTGCAAGATCACAAGCGTGCGTACAACGGGGACACGGGCCCGAACACGGGCGGGATGGGTTCGTACAGCGATTCCAATCACCTGCTCCCCTTTCTCACTCAACGCGATCTCGACGAGGCGCATGCGATCACCGAGGCCGTGGCCAAAGCATTGGTGACAGAAACCGGCACGCGATTCCAAGGCGTTTTGTATGGCGGATTTATTGCCACCAAAAAAGGCGTTGGGCTCATCGAGTACAATGTGCGTTTTGGGGATCCGGAAGCCATGAATGCTCTGTCTTTACTTCAAACCAATTTTCTCGATATTTCGATGGCGATTGCGAGCAATGAATTGCGCGGCATGTCCCTTTCATTCGAGAAAAAAGCGTCGGTGTGCAAATATCTCGTGCCCGAAGGCTACCCGGACAAACCGGTGAAAGGCGTTAAAATCACGATTGGCGACATCCCAAAAACCGTGCATCTGCATTATGCGTCTGTGGACCAACGCGAGGATGGATTATATCTCGGCGGCTCGCGCGCGATCGCGCTCACCGGAATCGGCGACTCCCTCTCCGAGGCCGAACAACACGTTGAAAAAGCCCTTCCTCAAATCCAAGGGCCGCTCTTTCATCGCACCGACATCGGCACTCCTGAGTTGATTGCGAAGAGGGTGGAGAGGATGAAAAAATTGAGAGGGTAA
- a CDS encoding HNH endonuclease signature motif containing protein, giving the protein MTLLTPKKHSEKFNQARNEAKYNFPHFLPPAPLSTTAPKSSPSTSSSDDFVHQNFVDYGRNAKEWLRKCALLLPEINRRQIWKKKGFSNIFEYAGKLAGMSKSSVKDALRIMRKVEDKPALRKVIEEKGIQSVKPVIAIATPETAEFWAEKARIMSKNTLETYVHEYRLEWLPRTPGQSEKDINSQATHSAQPIEMKIISMSLSPDVVAELEKLKGKGDWNTLMRELLQLRKEKLEFEKPKPVETPSRHIPAKVKKFAIEKTRGQCAYPGCTKPYKILHHTQRFALDPVHDPDHLIPLCEAHEHLAHHGLIANEDRAPDEWGILLEPNWYDFKQVIDKKVTEYRNENMKCGG; this is encoded by the coding sequence ATGACTTTATTGACCCCCAAAAAACATTCAGAAAAATTTAATCAGGCACGTAACGAAGCGAAGTATAATTTCCCGCATTTTTTGCCCCCCGCTCCTCTTTCTACAACCGCCCCAAAATCCTCTCCCTCCACGTCCTCTTCAGACGATTTCGTCCATCAAAATTTTGTCGATTACGGCCGCAACGCCAAAGAATGGCTTCGCAAATGTGCCCTTCTTCTCCCCGAAATAAATCGAAGACAGATTTGGAAAAAGAAAGGATTTTCGAATATTTTTGAGTATGCGGGAAAACTGGCCGGGATGAGCAAATCGTCGGTCAAAGATGCTCTTCGAATCATGAGAAAAGTCGAAGACAAACCCGCTCTCCGTAAAGTGATCGAAGAAAAGGGAATTCAGAGTGTGAAACCAGTGATCGCGATCGCGACGCCTGAAACCGCTGAATTTTGGGCAGAAAAGGCACGAATTATGAGCAAAAATACGCTCGAAACCTATGTTCACGAATACAGATTAGAGTGGCTTCCTAGGACGCCGGGCCAATCTGAAAAAGACATTAACTCTCAGGCCACCCATTCGGCCCAACCTATAGAAATGAAAATTATCTCTATGAGTCTTTCCCCCGACGTTGTCGCGGAGCTCGAAAAACTAAAGGGCAAAGGCGACTGGAATACCCTCATGCGTGAACTTTTACAGCTCCGAAAAGAAAAACTCGAATTCGAAAAACCGAAACCCGTCGAAACTCCCTCGCGTCACATTCCTGCAAAAGTAAAGAAATTTGCGATCGAGAAGACGCGTGGCCAGTGCGCTTATCCCGGCTGTACAAAACCTTATAAAATTCTCCACCACACCCAACGATTCGCGCTTGATCCTGTGCATGACCCTGATCATCTCATCCCGTTGTGTGAAGCGCATGAGCACCTTGCGCACCACGGGCTCATCGCCAATGAAGACCGCGCGCCGGATGAATGGGGGATTTTGCTGGAACCTAACTGGTATGACTTTAAACAAGTTATCGATAAAAAAGTGACTGAATACAGGAATGAAAATATGAAATGCGGGGGATAG
- the secE gene encoding preprotein translocase subunit SecE: MKKSNPVLAYFVSSFEELRRVTWPTKEQTARLTIIVVIFSLLVAVFLGAVDLGFTEAFTRLISLF; encoded by the coding sequence ATGAAAAAATCCAATCCCGTTCTCGCTTATTTTGTTTCCAGTTTTGAGGAATTGCGCCGTGTGACATGGCCCACCAAAGAACAAACCGCTCGCCTCACCATCATTGTGGTGATTTTCAGTCTTTTGGTGGCGGTTTTTCTCGGAGCGGTCGACCTTGGTTTTACGGAAGCTTTCACTCGTCTTATCTCTCTTTTTTAA
- a CDS encoding MBL fold metallo-hydrolase, which yields MIDVLFEGLHENQFFPDGHYHIEPLRSSVTLIRKGGLNILFDTSSMAYADLLVAELKKRGLAPKDIHHVFNSHYHLDHCFNDYLFAKTALIHTYNATIFPNGSVDIYPNPDLRLLPSFLKTLKTPGHTGSDMSLIYRCDGETWVLAGDAVREDFIRQEAPLSAENKKTFFENMKVVFQSGDVIVPGHGRVIRGEVKKELEGLLERWPVEKLEKGCGGCRNSLKTLT from the coding sequence ATGATCGACGTCTTATTCGAAGGCCTGCACGAGAATCAATTCTTCCCGGACGGGCATTATCACATCGAGCCGCTTCGGAGCAGTGTCACGCTCATTCGGAAGGGCGGGCTCAATATTTTGTTTGATACTAGTTCCATGGCATACGCCGACCTCCTGGTGGCTGAGTTGAAAAAACGCGGACTCGCCCCCAAAGACATTCATCACGTTTTTAACAGCCATTATCACCTCGATCACTGCTTCAATGATTATCTTTTTGCAAAAACCGCGCTCATTCACACCTACAATGCCACGATTTTTCCCAACGGATCGGTCGATATTTATCCCAATCCGGACCTGCGGTTGCTCCCCTCTTTTCTCAAAACTCTCAAAACGCCGGGGCACACCGGGTCGGACATGAGTTTGATTTATCGTTGCGACGGGGAAACGTGGGTGCTGGCGGGTGATGCGGTGCGCGAGGATTTTATTCGGCAAGAGGCGCCGCTTTCGGCGGAGAATAAAAAAACGTTTTTTGAAAACATGAAGGTGGTTTTTCAATCCGGGGACGTGATCGTGCCCGGGCACGGGCGGGTGATTCGCGGGGAGGTGAAAAAGGAGCTGGAAGGGTTGCTGGAAAGGTGGCCGGTGGAGAAGCTGGAGAAGGGGTGCGGGGGATGTAGGAATTCGTTGAAAACCCTAACCTAA
- the rplK gene encoding 50S ribosomal protein L11 yields MAKKVLVQIKLQIAAGKANPAPPVGPALGQHGVQIQEFCTQFNALTKEMGDTVVPVIVTVYEDRSFTFITKVAPAAILIRKAIGIPKGSGVPNKDKVGTITRAQLEEIAEKKMQDLNANDMDAAVKILAGTARSMGVNVEG; encoded by the coding sequence ATGGCAAAAAAAGTTCTCGTTCAGATTAAACTTCAGATTGCAGCCGGTAAAGCAAACCCCGCACCTCCGGTCGGTCCCGCCCTTGGACAACATGGTGTGCAAATTCAAGAATTCTGCACTCAATTCAATGCTTTGACCAAGGAAATGGGAGATACGGTCGTCCCGGTGATTGTCACCGTGTACGAAGACCGCAGTTTCACTTTTATCACCAAGGTGGCGCCTGCCGCGATTTTGATTCGCAAAGCCATCGGAATCCCCAAAGGATCCGGTGTCCCAAATAAGGATAAAGTCGGCACCATCACTCGCGCTCAACTCGAGGAAATTGCCGAGAAAAAGATGCAAGACTTGAATGCGAATGACATGGATGCCGCGGTGAAAATTTTGGCGGGAACCGCACGCAGTATGGGAGTCAATGTGGAAGGCTAA
- the rplA gene encoding 50S ribosomal protein L1: MPHGKKYRAVLEKIKTNKVYTLEEAATLIKQTSPSKFDATVEVHMHLTIDPAQADQTLRSTVSLPHGTGKESRVIAFVDESHVKEAMAAGALKAGSEDLIEEINKGWLDFDVAIAQPEMMKKLGKVARTLGQKGLMPNPKAGTVTTDITKTIAEVKKGKVEFRNDKGANLHNAIGKVSFTEAQIKENLETYVKAIVAARPAGAKGNFIKTASLATTMGPGIRFDILPYFK; the protein is encoded by the coding sequence ATGCCACACGGCAAAAAGTATCGAGCTGTGCTCGAAAAAATCAAAACCAATAAGGTTTACACCCTCGAAGAAGCCGCGACGTTGATCAAACAAACGTCCCCTTCTAAATTTGATGCAACCGTGGAAGTCCACATGCATCTCACCATCGATCCTGCCCAAGCGGATCAAACTTTGCGAAGCACCGTGTCACTCCCCCATGGAACAGGGAAAGAGTCTCGCGTGATCGCTTTTGTGGATGAAAGTCATGTCAAAGAAGCCATGGCTGCCGGAGCTTTAAAGGCCGGATCCGAAGACCTCATTGAGGAAATCAATAAAGGTTGGCTCGATTTCGATGTGGCCATTGCTCAACCCGAAATGATGAAAAAACTCGGAAAAGTGGCCCGCACTTTGGGACAAAAAGGTTTAATGCCGAATCCCAAGGCCGGCACTGTGACCACCGACATTACCAAGACCATCGCGGAAGTGAAAAAAGGAAAAGTCGAATTCCGTAATGATAAGGGTGCCAACTTGCACAATGCGATTGGAAAAGTGTCGTTCACCGAGGCTCAAATCAAGGAAAACCTTGAAACGTACGTGAAAGCGATTGTGGCGGCCCGCCCTGCCGGAGCCAAAGGCAATTTTATCAAAACCGCGTCCTTGGCCACCACCATGGGGCCCGGGATCAGATTTGATATTTTGCCGTACTTTAAATAA
- the folD gene encoding bifunctional methylenetetrahydrofolate dehydrogenase/methenyltetrahydrofolate cyclohydrolase FolD, producing MQLLDGRKVANEMLEKAKGEVQQLHDQGIQPKLAVLLVGEEPASLTYVTQKEKDCKKVGILFERLNFPTSVTTEKLIETIEELNTREDIHGILVQLPLPASVETPLVIRAIQPKKDVDGFHAYNMGKLALSASFESLVPATPKGVIKMLEYYKISVEGKEVVVVGHSNLVGKPVSLMLLNRNATVTTCHKFTKDLASHTRRADILVVAVGKAGLITADMVKEGVVVVDVGINRVNGKLVGDVDFEAVAKKASFITPVPGGCGPMTIACLIDNVLIACRRLQASVIG from the coding sequence ATGCAACTCTTGGACGGTCGAAAAGTCGCGAATGAGATGCTCGAAAAAGCCAAGGGAGAAGTCCAACAACTGCATGATCAAGGAATCCAACCCAAATTGGCGGTTCTTTTAGTGGGAGAAGAACCCGCGAGCCTAACGTATGTCACGCAAAAAGAAAAGGATTGCAAAAAAGTTGGGATTCTTTTTGAACGACTCAATTTCCCGACTTCTGTCACGACCGAAAAACTCATCGAGACCATTGAAGAATTGAACACTCGCGAAGACATTCACGGGATTTTGGTGCAGCTGCCGCTCCCCGCTTCGGTCGAGACGCCGCTTGTGATTCGCGCGATTCAACCGAAAAAAGATGTAGATGGGTTTCATGCCTACAACATGGGCAAATTGGCGCTTTCCGCATCGTTCGAATCCTTGGTTCCTGCCACGCCCAAAGGTGTGATCAAAATGCTCGAGTACTACAAAATCTCGGTGGAAGGAAAAGAAGTGGTGGTGGTGGGACACAGCAATCTTGTGGGGAAACCGGTTTCACTCATGCTTCTCAATCGAAATGCCACGGTCACGACCTGTCATAAATTCACAAAAGATCTTGCGAGTCATACGCGGCGCGCCGATATCCTGGTGGTGGCGGTGGGAAAAGCCGGCCTCATCACCGCAGACATGGTAAAAGAAGGCGTGGTGGTGGTGGATGTGGGGATCAATCGTGTGAATGGAAAACTCGTTGGCGATGTGGATTTTGAAGCGGTGGCGAAAAAGGCGTCCTTCATCACTCCGGTTCCGGGAGGGTGCGGGCCCATGACCATCGCGTGTTTGATTGATAATGTTTTGATTGCGTGCCGACGCTTGCAGGCCTCAGTTATTGGCTAA
- the purF gene encoding amidophosphoribosyltransferase, whose amino-acid sequence MCGILGIYAHDLVTQELYDGLLMLQHRGQDAAGMIIYDGEHFHTRKELGLVKDIFHTRHMKHLLGYAGIAHVRYSTIGGGVVEDAQPFLGQAPFGVALGHNGNIFNSHELKKELFEKDHRLVNSNCDAEVILHLFTKALTRQDPDEIKPEHIFNAAQSVAERAKGSYSTVGYIARQGMVAFRDPHGIRPLIFGKRDNGRTVDYIFSSESVALDILGFEVVRDVGPGEVIFIDEKTRTVHSKIISHKKHFPCIFEYVYFARPDSVIDKVSVYKSRRRMGENLANKIKKANLDIDVVMPVPDSSRTAALALASELGIKYREGLVKNRYIGRTFIMPGQAMRKQSIRHKLNPMKLEIQGKKVLLVDDSIVRGNTSREIVQMVRDAGATKVYFVSYSPPVTNPCLYGIDTPTKEELIASSNSIEEMKQFIGADELIFQDFKDMESACLEGNHDLKEFCTACFDGNYKTGDVTPADLKRASDDRTSEKISGGCEPMGSEGELHKVNEKQMNLL is encoded by the coding sequence ATGTGCGGAATCCTTGGCATCTACGCTCACGACCTTGTGACTCAAGAACTCTATGATGGTTTATTGATGTTGCAGCACAGAGGACAAGACGCCGCAGGGATGATTATTTACGATGGCGAACATTTTCATACGCGAAAAGAATTGGGATTGGTCAAAGATATTTTCCATACGCGACACATGAAACATCTTTTGGGTTATGCCGGAATTGCGCACGTCCGTTATTCCACCATCGGAGGCGGGGTGGTTGAAGACGCTCAACCGTTTTTGGGACAAGCGCCGTTTGGAGTGGCCTTGGGGCACAATGGAAATATTTTTAATTCGCATGAACTCAAAAAAGAACTCTTTGAAAAAGATCACCGCCTCGTAAACTCCAATTGCGACGCCGAAGTGATTCTTCACTTATTCACAAAAGCGCTCACGCGCCAAGATCCGGATGAAATCAAACCCGAGCATATTTTTAATGCGGCCCAAAGTGTAGCCGAACGTGCCAAAGGGTCGTACAGCACGGTGGGGTACATCGCGCGCCAAGGCATGGTGGCCTTCCGCGATCCGCATGGGATTCGCCCTCTGATTTTTGGAAAGCGAGACAATGGTCGAACCGTGGATTATATTTTCTCTTCCGAATCCGTGGCCCTCGATATTCTCGGATTTGAAGTGGTGCGAGATGTGGGCCCGGGTGAAGTGATTTTCATTGATGAAAAAACCCGCACCGTTCATTCCAAGATAATTTCTCATAAAAAACATTTCCCCTGCATTTTTGAATACGTTTATTTTGCCCGTCCGGACTCGGTCATTGATAAGGTTTCGGTGTATAAAAGCCGACGTCGTATGGGAGAAAATTTGGCAAATAAGATTAAAAAAGCGAATTTGGACATCGATGTAGTTATGCCGGTGCCGGATTCTTCCCGTACCGCGGCCCTCGCGCTCGCCTCGGAATTGGGAATTAAATACCGCGAAGGCTTGGTGAAAAATCGCTACATTGGACGAACGTTTATCATGCCCGGGCAAGCCATGCGCAAACAATCGATTCGACACAAATTGAATCCCATGAAACTTGAGATCCAAGGCAAAAAAGTGTTGCTCGTGGACGACAGTATTGTGCGCGGCAACACGTCTCGCGAAATCGTTCAAATGGTTCGCGATGCCGGTGCAACAAAAGTGTATTTTGTTTCCTATTCGCCGCCGGTGACAAACCCGTGTCTTTACGGCATTGATACGCCCACCAAAGAAGAATTGATCGCTTCCTCCAATTCCATTGAAGAAATGAAACAATTCATTGGCGCGGATGAGTTGATTTTCCAAGATTTCAAAGATATGGAATCAGCCTGTCTTGAGGGGAATCATGATCTTAAGGAATTTTGCACCGCGTGTTTTGATGGGAATTATAAAACCGGAGATGTCACGCCTGCGGATCTCAAACGTGCTTCGGATGATCGAACGTCGGAAAAGATTTCAGGCGGGTGCGAACCCATGGGAAGTGAAGGCGAATTGCATAAAGTGAATGAGAAGCAGATGAATTTGTTGTAA